The following coding sequences lie in one Pyramidobacter porci genomic window:
- a CDS encoding YkvI family membrane protein produces MDKRSGVSGTVPFSVCFSVGAVLFSSHAGGGFASGNQAFQNFVTSGWLGPFSAVFCMLIFTLTIKEAMFMYNSRRLTSYKQLFETLYHPFGRIEIFFEVFFYIMVLMAVGAAVATAAATLNAYFPFGGASYYWYVVAVGTAVMFCTIFGAGLVRKASTIMGLGILISAVAIFVAGIFKAPHLAREFAVSYASDGFSKLPRAVWIAFNYAGFQCVVIPTMIVCGTPLTSRRACARSMRISFALNAVALALSVIMLTGWAPVFTALPKGATIPTLTSCRAMDIPWLSGTYTVCLLLCLISTGVTTVFGFTARFEKMKIFSGIESAPVRCAFVSGAIIAAAMTVSMAGLTNIIKYGYGYCGYLAIAIVVVPFLTVGAYKNRRFVREHPEYDGREGSSVETAVTAAAGD; encoded by the coding sequence GTGGATAAGAGGAGCGGCGTTTCCGGAACCGTGCCTTTCTCCGTATGTTTCTCGGTCGGCGCCGTGCTTTTCAGCTCGCATGCCGGCGGCGGTTTCGCCTCGGGCAACCAGGCGTTCCAGAATTTTGTCACTTCCGGCTGGCTCGGCCCGTTCTCCGCCGTCTTCTGCATGCTGATTTTCACGCTGACGATCAAAGAGGCCATGTTCATGTACAACAGCCGCCGGCTGACCAGCTACAAACAGCTCTTCGAAACGCTCTACCACCCTTTCGGCCGGATCGAGATCTTCTTCGAGGTCTTCTTCTACATCATGGTGCTCATGGCGGTCGGCGCCGCGGTGGCAACCGCAGCAGCCACGCTGAACGCGTATTTTCCCTTCGGCGGCGCCAGCTATTACTGGTATGTCGTCGCGGTCGGGACCGCGGTCATGTTCTGCACGATCTTCGGCGCCGGTCTGGTGCGCAAGGCCTCGACGATCATGGGCCTGGGCATTCTCATCAGCGCCGTTGCCATCTTTGTCGCCGGCATTTTCAAAGCGCCTCACCTGGCCCGGGAATTCGCCGTCAGCTACGCCTCCGACGGATTCTCCAAGCTGCCTCGCGCCGTCTGGATCGCCTTCAACTACGCCGGTTTCCAGTGCGTCGTCATTCCCACCATGATCGTCTGCGGCACGCCGCTGACCAGCCGCCGCGCCTGCGCCAGATCCATGCGGATCTCCTTCGCGCTGAACGCCGTGGCGCTGGCGCTCTCGGTGATCATGCTCACCGGCTGGGCGCCCGTGTTCACCGCCCTTCCCAAAGGCGCGACGATCCCCACGCTGACCAGCTGCCGCGCGATGGACATCCCCTGGCTCTCCGGCACTTACACGGTCTGCCTGCTGCTCTGTCTGATCTCCACCGGCGTGACCACCGTTTTCGGATTCACGGCCCGCTTCGAGAAGATGAAAATCTTTTCCGGCATCGAGAGCGCTCCCGTGCGCTGCGCTTTCGTTTCCGGAGCGATCATCGCCGCGGCTATGACCGTCTCCATGGCCGGGTTGACCAACATCATCAAGTACGGTTACGGCTACTGCGGCTACCTGGCCATCGCCATCGTCGTCGTGCCGTTCCTCACCGTGGGGGCGTACAAGAATCGCCGTTTCGTCAGGGAGCATCCCGAATACGACGGGCGCGAGGGCAGCTCTGTCGAAACGGCCGTGACGGCCGCGGCGGGGGACTGA
- a CDS encoding iron-containing alcohol dehydrogenase family protein, translated as MKRTLFPGYTIGTDAYRDIVAICSACGRRAVIIGGKRALAAAEAKIRAAVEASAIFITDVQWYGGEASLENIERLAAIPSVQAADMIFAVGGGKAIDTCKVLAHRTNRPFFTFPTIASTCASCTSLGILYHPDGSLREYSFSKVPCRHIFIDPQIIADAPAQYLWAGIGDTMAKYYESTTSSRGCSPEHSDAMGICMSAMCAEPMLKWGAQALKDCRAHAVTAALTEVILGIIVSTGLVSNFVQVDFTTGAAHAMYNGFTVLPEVEENGHLHGEIVAYGILILLLMDKRLDEFEKVYRFNRTMGLPTCLKDINTAEDRVPQAADKALKGIDVRVYPYEVTKDMIIAAVRQLEEYSAANR; from the coding sequence ATGAAAAGAACTTTATTTCCCGGCTACACCATTGGCACTGACGCCTACAGAGACATCGTTGCCATCTGTTCCGCCTGCGGGCGCAGAGCCGTGATCATCGGCGGCAAGCGGGCCCTCGCGGCCGCGGAGGCAAAAATCCGCGCCGCCGTCGAAGCTTCCGCGATCTTCATCACCGACGTACAATGGTACGGCGGCGAAGCATCGCTGGAAAACATCGAACGGCTGGCGGCCATCCCCTCTGTGCAGGCGGCCGACATGATTTTCGCCGTCGGCGGCGGCAAAGCCATCGACACCTGCAAGGTGCTGGCGCACCGCACCAACCGCCCGTTCTTCACGTTCCCGACGATCGCTTCGACCTGCGCTTCCTGCACCAGCCTCGGTATCCTGTATCATCCCGACGGCTCGCTGCGCGAGTATTCGTTCTCCAAAGTCCCCTGCCGTCATATCTTCATCGATCCGCAGATCATTGCCGACGCCCCCGCTCAATACCTCTGGGCCGGCATCGGCGACACGATGGCCAAGTATTACGAAAGCACCACGTCGTCGCGCGGGTGCAGTCCCGAACATTCCGACGCCATGGGCATCTGCATGAGCGCCATGTGCGCCGAGCCCATGCTGAAATGGGGCGCTCAGGCCCTGAAAGACTGCCGCGCCCATGCCGTCACCGCCGCACTGACCGAGGTCATTCTCGGCATCATCGTCTCCACCGGCCTGGTCTCCAACTTCGTACAGGTCGATTTCACCACCGGCGCCGCCCATGCGATGTACAACGGCTTCACCGTTTTGCCCGAAGTCGAAGAGAACGGCCATCTTCACGGCGAGATCGTGGCCTACGGCATCCTCATCCTGCTGCTGATGGACAAACGTCTGGACGAGTTCGAGAAAGTCTATCGATTCAACCGCACGATGGGTCTGCCTACGTGCCTGAAAGATATCAACACCGCCGAGGACAGAGTTCCCCAGGCGGCCGACAAGGCGCTGAAAGGCATCGACGTACGCGTCTACCCCTACGAGGTCACCAAGGACATGATCATCGCCGCCGTCCGCCAGCTCGAAGAGTACAGCGCCGCGAACAGATAA
- a CDS encoding ABC transporter permease, with the protein MLKYTIRRLILLVPVLAGVALLVFTLLYITPGDPARMALGEDAPQEAVEQFRKNYGLDDPFFVQFGRYCYKALIHGDIGNSYVTKSSVSEEILTRFPTTLKLAFWAVVLGVALGLPFGIICAIRQYSIFDSVSMVLALIGVAMPNFWLGVLLILLFSVKLNWLPPSGFTTFAEMAMPVFTLSGGTLAVITRMTRSSMLEVIKSDYVRTARAKGQRESLIIWRHALPNALIPILTIVGMQFGGLLSGAILTETVFSIPGVGRLMVESIKMRDFPVVQGGVLYIALVFCFINLAVDLLYAWVDPRIKAKYR; encoded by the coding sequence ATGCTCAAGTACACGATCCGAAGGCTTATTTTGCTTGTCCCCGTTCTCGCGGGCGTAGCGCTGCTGGTTTTCACGCTGCTGTACATCACGCCCGGCGATCCGGCGCGCATGGCTCTGGGGGAGGACGCGCCGCAGGAGGCGGTCGAGCAGTTCCGCAAAAACTACGGGCTCGACGATCCGTTCTTCGTGCAGTTCGGGCGATACTGTTACAAGGCCCTGATCCACGGCGACATCGGCAACTCGTACGTCACGAAGTCGTCGGTGAGCGAGGAGATCCTCACCCGTTTCCCCACTACGCTGAAACTCGCTTTCTGGGCGGTCGTGCTCGGCGTGGCGCTGGGGCTGCCTTTCGGCATCATCTGCGCAATCCGGCAGTATTCGATCTTCGACTCGGTGTCGATGGTGCTGGCGTTGATCGGCGTGGCCATGCCCAACTTCTGGCTGGGCGTCCTGCTGATCCTGCTCTTCTCGGTCAAGCTGAACTGGCTGCCGCCTTCCGGCTTCACGACGTTCGCCGAAATGGCGATGCCCGTCTTCACGCTGTCCGGCGGCACGCTGGCCGTGATCACTCGCATGACCCGTTCCAGCATGCTGGAGGTCATCAAGTCGGATTACGTGCGCACGGCGCGCGCCAAGGGGCAGCGCGAGTCGCTGATCATCTGGCGGCACGCTTTGCCGAACGCGCTGATCCCAATTTTGACGATCGTCGGCATGCAGTTCGGCGGCCTTCTGAGCGGCGCGATCCTGACGGAGACGGTATTCTCCATCCCCGGCGTCGGCCGTCTGATGGTGGAGTCGATCAAGATGCGCGATTTCCCCGTGGTTCAGGGCGGCGTGCTGTACATCGCGCTGGTTTTCTGCTTCATCAATCTGGCCGTGGATCTGCTGTACGCCTGGGTCGATCCGCGCATCAAGGCAAAGTACCGCTAG
- a CDS encoding N-acyl-D-amino-acid deacylase family protein: protein MARNYFIHNAKICDGTGAVWFRGSLRTEDGKIAAVGRGINAGRNDETIEAEGLMLAPGFIDIHSHADFGMIYNAEAANVMLQGVTSVIMGQCGISPAPICPERKAELDEYAGVTKSGHDVGWDWNSFGEWLARLERQPLGVNAGSFVGQGTVRLCVMGFDSREPSREELERMRALVEQSMEEGAFGLSSGLAYPPGIYSSDEELEFVAGGLTKRRGLYVSHMRNQADKSPESVRATINVARVNRIPAQIAHLKARESDRPSMARYLFSIIRAARAEGLDITVDQYPYTAASSNLRSLMPKRVHSGGVAGIVKLLSDPEARRALHDEMADSERWRKTMEHGGGAKGIVLGELPLTPEYRGMNLEDAARKMGTDPLEALLEVILRNRGADHGVYFTMTEQDVRNVIVDPLVMIGSDGAVAAPEEFVHPRYSGTFPRVLGRYARELKLFSMEEAVRKMTSLPAARLGLSGKGVLRPGMDADLVLFDPETVLDGGTYERPMAPPVGVEAVWVGGRLSACRGKTTGERAGRVLRYRTPECE, encoded by the coding sequence GTGGCGCGAAATTATTTCATCCATAACGCGAAAATCTGCGACGGAACCGGAGCGGTGTGGTTTCGGGGCAGCCTGCGGACGGAAGACGGAAAGATTGCCGCCGTCGGCCGCGGCATCAACGCCGGGCGCAACGACGAGACGATCGAAGCCGAAGGGCTGATGCTCGCTCCCGGTTTCATCGACATTCACAGCCACGCGGATTTCGGCATGATCTACAACGCCGAGGCTGCCAACGTCATGCTGCAGGGCGTCACCTCGGTGATCATGGGACAGTGCGGCATCAGTCCCGCGCCGATTTGCCCCGAGCGCAAAGCGGAGCTGGACGAGTACGCCGGCGTGACCAAGAGCGGGCACGACGTGGGCTGGGACTGGAACAGCTTCGGCGAATGGCTGGCGCGCCTCGAACGCCAACCGCTCGGCGTCAACGCCGGTTCGTTTGTCGGTCAGGGGACGGTGCGCCTCTGCGTGATGGGCTTCGACAGCCGCGAGCCGTCGCGCGAAGAGCTGGAGCGCATGAGAGCGCTCGTCGAACAGAGCATGGAAGAAGGCGCGTTCGGCCTGAGCAGCGGTCTGGCGTACCCTCCTGGAATTTACTCTTCCGACGAAGAGCTCGAGTTCGTCGCCGGTGGCCTGACGAAGCGCCGCGGCCTGTACGTATCGCACATGAGGAATCAGGCCGACAAGTCGCCCGAGAGCGTGCGCGCGACGATCAACGTGGCGCGCGTCAACCGTATCCCGGCCCAGATCGCGCATCTCAAGGCGCGCGAGAGCGACCGTCCCAGCATGGCCCGATATCTTTTTTCCATCATCCGCGCCGCCCGCGCCGAGGGGCTGGACATCACCGTGGATCAGTATCCTTACACGGCGGCCAGCTCCAATCTGCGCTCGCTGATGCCCAAGCGGGTGCATTCGGGCGGCGTTGCCGGCATCGTGAAGCTTCTGTCCGATCCCGAGGCGCGGCGGGCGCTGCACGACGAAATGGCGGACTCGGAACGCTGGCGCAAGACGATGGAGCACGGCGGCGGCGCAAAGGGGATCGTGCTCGGCGAGCTTCCGCTCACGCCCGAATACCGCGGCATGAACCTCGAGGACGCTGCCCGGAAAATGGGGACCGATCCGCTCGAGGCGCTGCTCGAAGTGATCCTCCGCAATCGGGGGGCCGATCACGGCGTTTACTTCACGATGACGGAGCAGGACGTCCGCAACGTCATCGTCGATCCGCTGGTGATGATCGGCTCGGACGGCGCGGTCGCCGCGCCGGAAGAATTCGTGCATCCGCGTTACAGCGGCACGTTCCCGCGCGTTCTCGGACGCTACGCGCGCGAGCTGAAACTTTTTTCCATGGAAGAGGCCGTGCGCAAAATGACGTCGCTGCCCGCGGCGCGCCTCGGCCTGAGCGGCAAAGGCGTCCTTCGCCCCGGCATGGACGCGGACCTGGTGCTCTTCGACCCGGAAACGGTTCTCGACGGCGGCACCTACGAACGACCCATGGCCCCGCCCGTGGGCGTCGAAGCCGTATGGGTCGGCGGCCGCCTCAGCGCCTGCCGCGGCAAAACGACCGGCGAGCGCGCGGGACGGGTTTTGCGTTACCGGACGCCCGAATGTGAATAG
- a CDS encoding flavin reductase family protein, with protein MRKDFGKQTIVTPLPVLIVATYGDDGRPDAMNAAWGGQVDNNMIHVELDSSHLTTDNIKRRKAFTVSFADRKNLVMADYFGLVSGRKEDKIARSGAHVEKSAHVDAPVITDFPLTLECRLVSASEEFGGTRVVGEVVNMSADESILDEKGHVDLGKGEFLCYDPAAFAYRVIGERLGAAFKDGHEIGGSFLPGVHGASELLQAGLSSRGL; from the coding sequence ATGCGCAAGGATTTCGGCAAGCAAACGATCGTCACGCCGCTGCCCGTGCTTATCGTCGCGACCTACGGCGACGACGGACGTCCCGACGCCATGAACGCCGCCTGGGGCGGACAGGTCGACAACAACATGATCCACGTCGAGCTGGACAGCTCACATCTGACCACCGACAACATCAAACGGAGAAAAGCCTTCACGGTCAGTTTCGCCGACCGCAAAAATCTCGTCATGGCCGATTATTTCGGCCTCGTCTCCGGCCGTAAGGAAGACAAGATCGCTCGATCGGGAGCGCATGTGGAAAAAAGCGCTCACGTGGACGCCCCCGTCATCACCGACTTTCCGCTGACGCTGGAATGCCGGCTCGTCAGCGCCAGCGAGGAGTTCGGCGGCACCCGCGTGGTCGGGGAGGTGGTCAACATGAGCGCCGACGAGTCGATCCTCGACGAAAAAGGTCACGTCGATCTGGGCAAGGGTGAGTTCCTCTGCTACGACCCCGCCGCTTTCGCGTACCGCGTCATCGGCGAGCGCCTCGGCGCCGCCTTCAAAGACGGTCACGAGATCGGCGGCTCGTTTCTCCCAGGCGTGCACGGAGCGTCTGAACTTCTTCAGGCGGGGCTTTCTTCCCGGGGCCTCTGA